The Gemmatimonadaceae bacterium DNA window TACGCCGACGTGCCGGTAATCAACGGCCTGACGGACTTGCTGCACCCATGCCAGGTGCTGGCCGATCTGCTTACAGTTAGGCAGCACCTGAGCGGCTGGGATGGCAAGCGCGTGGCGTGGATCGGCGACGGCAACAACATGGCGAACTCGTGGATCAACGCGGCGTATCGTCTCGGCTTCGAGCTCGTGCTCGCATGTCCCGAGGGCTACGACCCCGATCCCGTCCTGCTGGCGCGCGCACAGACGGCGGCCGATGTGCATGTCGTGCGCGACCCAACGGAAGCGGCCGCCGGGGCCGATGTCGTCAACACCGACGTATGGGCATCCATGGGTCAAGAGGAAGAGCAGGCGAGCCGTGCGCGCGCGTTTGCCGGCTTCACGGTGAACGCTGCGCTGATGGCGAAAGCCAAGCCGACGGCGATTTTCCTGCACTGCCTTCCCGCCCATCGCGGAGAGGAAGTTGCCGCCGAGGTGATCGACGGGCCACAGAGCCGCGTGTGGGATGAAGCCGAAAACCGGCTGCACGTGCAGAAGGCGGTAATGGCGACCCTCATGGGCAACGGGTCCGCCAAAGCCTAACGGGCCTCGCTCGGCGTCGCTCGTGCGCGTTCAGCCTGGTTGGGCGAACGGCCGCAACTTTCTAGCACAATTGCGAGTGTTTGCGTAGGACGAGTCATGCCACTCCGCTCGTAAATCGTTATACCACAATACCATACATGCAGGGCATGGGTCGAGCACTCGACCCGGTCCGCGCGTGGCGCGCCTCTGAGCGGCGCCTGCGCCGCCGGCAGCACCGGCCGACACTCTCGGCCCGGCGACCACAGCCGCTCATCTCTTGCGAGAGGTCATGCGCACGACCACGCGTCACCGTTCAGCTGCCAGCGCGATCGCGGCGTCGCGACATTCGCCGCGTTGGGCGTTCACCGTCATCGAGTTGATGATCGTGCTCGCGATCATCGGCATCATCGCGGCGTTCGCGTATCCCAAGGTGAACTTCACCCAGTTCCGCGTCGACGCTGCTGCGCGGACGGTACGTGTCTCGTTGCAGCATGCGGAGCGGTTAGCCGTCACGCGGCAGTACGATGTGGTCGTGAGCTTCGATACGGCCAACCGCCGCATCCGCATTCTCGAAGACAACAACAACAATGCGACGGTGGATGCGGGCGAGCACGTGATCTACGCGCAGCTCGAAGACTCTGTGCACTTCGCGGTGCCGCCGGCCGGTATTTCCGGCGGTGCGGCGTCATCGATCGATGGCAGCGGCATCAAGACCATCGGCAACATGCCGACGATCATTTTCCACCGCGACGGCGCGGCGAGCAGCGAAGCCGACATCTACCTCACCTCCAAGCGCGCCAGCAACGATGACTTCCGCTGCGTTCGAGTGATTCAATCGACCGGGCGGACGAGTTGGTGGCGCTATCTCAATGGCACGTGGGAGCAGGCGAGCCTATGACCTTCTCGATGCGCGCCCGTCAGGGCCTAACGCTGATCGAAACGCTGATCGCGCTCGCGATTCTCACCGGCGCGATGCTCGGCATGGGGACGTTCGTCTCGCGGCTGTCCCATTCATCGGGAACAGGCTACGAAATGTCCATGGCCGGCGATCTCGCCGTCGCCGGACTCGAGCAGGTCAAAGCATATCCGGTGTACGGATCGCTCGAGGCGAAGTTCGTCGCGACCGAAACGGGCATCGCCGGATACCCGGGCTTCACACGGCAGACTTTCATCACGCACACGTCTACCACCCGTGCGGACTACAAGACCGTGACCGTCGTCGTGACGGCATCGGCGTTGTCGACGCCGATGAAGAAAACGACGGTCATTGCGGCCTTCTGAGGACGACGAGCCATGACGACACCTTTACAACGTCGGCCGCAGCGAGGCGTCACGCTGATCGAAATGCTGATCGCGTTAGCGCTGTTCGTCGCGGTGTTCGGACTCGCCGTGCCGTTCTTCAAGATGCAAGCGCGGTCGCTCGGCGCGAGCGCCGGCCGAATGGATGCCCAGCAGAACGCGCGGTTCGCGCAGAGCACCGTTGATCGCGACCTGCGCCTCGCCGGCACCGGCGTATTGTCGAATCAGCCCATGATCGTGCAGGCGGATCGGTTCGCGCTCACGTTCAACGCGGACATCGTCGCGCGCGAGGCGAACGATCTCAACGCGGCGTACTATGATCCAGACGTCGACTCGATGTCGACCGCGAGCATGCTTACGACTCAGCAGATCACGCTGCCGCACAGCGCGGTGGCGTATCCGCAAATGAATTACTTGCAGAGTGGTGTGCCCGGCGCGGCGGAAACTATCTCGTATTGGGCCTCGCTCGACAGCACGGTGGCGGACAGCAACCAATACGTGCTCTTTCGCCGCGTGAATGATGGAGCGCCGAAGGTGGTTGCGAGCGGCATCGTGTGGAACAGCGGCGATCCGCCGATCTTCACCTATTACAAGCCGGACTCCACCGGAAATCTCATAGCAATTCCGACGGCGAACCTGCCCCTCTACCACAATGCGGCGGCGCACGGCTCGGCCTCCGATACGGGAAAGTTCGCGTGGGTCGACAGCATCCGCATGGTGACGATCCGCGTGGCCGGCACCTACGACGATCCGCAAAAGGGCTTCGTGACACGGGTCGTGCAGACATCGACCCAGCTGCTGAACGCTGGCATGCTGCACAGCACAGTGTGCGGCACCACGCCTATTCCGCCGGCGTCGTTCACCGCCGTCTATGACACGACGACGCCGGCAAAGGTGATTCTGACCTGGAACGAGTCGCTGGACCAGGACGCCGGCGAGAAGGACATCGAGCGCTACCTCATCTATCGTCGGGCAGTCGGCGATGCGAATTGGCAGAACGTCGTGACGAGCGTCGCGGCGTCGTCGGCGACGTACACCTACGACGACATCGATCCGCCGTCCGGAAGTTGGGAATATGGCGTCGTGGCGCAGGATTGTTCGCCGTCGAACTCGCCGATCGTTTCCGCCGGCGCCGTCACCGTTCCGTGAGCAACATGAGGAGAATCCGCATGCCGCGCGCATCCATCTTGTGGAGCGAGCGGACGAATCGGCGCGGGTCGGCGCTGATCCTCGTCCTGCTCCTAACCGTCACTCTGGCGGCGATCGCGTTGTCGGCGATCCTGCTCACCGGAAGCTCGACGATTCTCACGCACTCGTTCGATCGCGAGCGCGATTATCGCTACGCAGCCGAAGCAGGCCTGGCGATGGGCAAGTCCGCTCTGAGCAAGGACACGAGCATCCACCTGCCCGACAGTGGGTACGTGACGGTGATTTCTAACGGAACCATCACGGGCGCCGACGGGAACGTGATCCCGAACCTGCACGTCAACGTCTATGCGGGCTACTCGGGCAACGTGACAGGCGAGTTTGGACAGTATGCGAGCGTCGTGTCGGAGGCGTTCGACTCCAGCGGCGCGCGGTACGTTCGTCGTCTCGAGCTGGCCGCGGAGAACTTCGCGCGCTACGCGATGTTCACCAACACGTTCCCGGCGGGCTTGTGCTATTCGACCGGCGAATTCATTCGCGGCCGAGCGCACAGCAATCAGGGGTGGTACTCGTGCGGGACGCCGACGTACTACGACACAGTGTCGGCGGTGGGGAGCATATCGGGCGGATCGCCGATCTTCGAGAAGGGAAAGATCAGCGGTGCGTCGGTGATTCCAATTCCGCCGGTCTCGAAGCTGGCGATCCTCCAGTCTTACGCAGCAGGGGCGAATCTCGACGTGATCTCCCAGGGGACGAACCTCAGCAACGTTCGCACGCGCATCGAGTTCGTCGGAGTCGATTTGGACAACGACGGGACGATCGATGGCGCTAACGAAGGTTTCGTCCGAGTCTATCAGGCCAACGCCGCGTACGCCGGCCGCGTGCGCGTGAAGGACTCCGTCATCAACGGCCAGAATGTGCCGCCGGACTCGTTGTGTGGAGACTGGCACCTCGAGGATGGTGAACTGAGGTTCTTCCCGACCTTCGTCCACGGCGAGGCGTGGTTCAAGAGCCAGATCAGTTCTGGAGAGCTGTCTAGCTCTCCGATCGACACGGTTCACACTGCGTCAGCGGTGACCACGAGCGAGCGCGACAAGATCATGTCGCACACTGGATTTCGCTGCTATCCGGCTGGCGATCCCCATCTCGTGTCGAGCGAGCGGCGTCACGCGCTGCCCGTGCAGGGACCTGCGTCGTGGCAAAAAGGCGGCGATGATACGACGTTCACGGACAGCACGGTCTACGGCTACTGGCAGGCGTGGGGCGGCAACAATGCGCCGGTCGTTACGGCGTTCAACGCGATCACGGATACGCTCTACATCGGCTACAAGCATCAAGCGGACGATGCGCGGCTGTGGCCGTTGGACCGTTCACTCAACCCGAGCTCGAAGGGTGTGATTCACACGCACGGGCCGGTCGCACTCAACGGTGTGCTTCGAGGCTGGGTGACCCTGTACGCCCAGACCTATGGTTCTGCTCAGGGGACCGTGCTGTTGATCGACGACCTGGTGTATGCACAGGATCCGGCATCGGTTCTGTGCGCGAACCTGTTCGGCGTCATTGCGGACACGAGCATTATGATCGCGGACAACGGGATCAACTCGCCGCTACGGTCGGGCAAGAACGGCTCGACATATCGCTGGACAGACGGCAATGACAATGGGATGCTGACCGCGAACAACTTCGTGTTCCACGGTGTGACGATGAGCCGAACCGGGACTGTCGGTGTCGAGAACTACGATCAGCATCCTGAAGGGTCGGCGACATTCGGCAACTGCAACACGGCGCACACAGGTCGCGGATGCATCCAGCAGGCAGGGGGAGTGATCGAGAACTTCATCAGCGCGACGTACAGCGACAACTATGATGGCTTTGGTGAAAACCGAAGTGTCGACCAGTGCTTGAACACACAATCACCGCCGTACTTTCCGACAACTGGGCGGTATTTGAATAACCGCTTTTCAGAGATCGACCCGGCGCGTTTCGACGTGGCGACGCTATTCAGCAAGCTGCAGTCGGGCAATTGAGTCGCAGTCGTTGGTGCAAGCCAAGCGAGCCCGGGTCCGACTTACGGATGCGGGCTCGTTTGCTAATGTGCGCCGCACTGGCAGTTGGATCGAAACGCAGCCATTTTTGCAGGAGATTCCTCGTGGAGCTCCTCTCCAATGGCTCAGACCGCAGTTCAGCAGACGCTCAAGCGCACGCCGTTCTACGACGTCCACGTGTCGCTGGGTGCCAAGATGGTTCCGTTTGCCGGGTACGAGATGCCCGTACAGTATCCAACCGGGATCACTGCGGAGCACCGGGCAGTTCGTGAGCACTGCGGGTTGTTCGATGTGAGCCATATGGGCGAGTTCGAAGTGTCCGGCGCCGATGCCATCGCGTTCGCGACAAAGGTGACGTCGAATGACGTGGCGGCACTCGCGGTTGGTCAGGTGCAGTACTCGACGATTCTGAACGACCGGGGAACGATCGAGGACGATTGCCTGGTCTATCGGTTTGCCGATCGTCTGATGCTCGTGGTGAACGCGTCGAACAAGGACAAGGATCTGGAGCACATTCGGCGCTCGCTCGGGCAACTGCAATGCACGGTGTCGGATGTGAGCGATCAGACCGCACTCCTGGCGCTCCAGGGGCCTAACGCAGAGAAGCTGCTGCAGCCGCAGGTGTCGGTCGAGCTGGCGTCGATGGCGTATTACCACTTCGCGGTGGGCGAGGTTGCGGGCGCTCCGGCGGTCATCTCTCGGACCGGCTACACCGGCGAGGACGGATTCGAGCTTTACTTCTCGCCCAAGCACGCGGCACACGTGTGGAGCGCACTGGCGGCTCACGGCGTGACGCCGGCCGGTCTCGGATGCCGCGATACCCTGCGTCTCGAGATGGGAATGGCGCTCTACGGCAACGACATCGACGATACGACGACGCCGCTCGAAGCGGGGCTCGGCTGGGTGGTGAAGTTAGGCAAGGGCGATTTCGTCGGGCGGGACGCGCTGGTGGCGCAGAAGGAGTGCGGCGTGCCGCGCCGTCTCGTCGGGTTCACGACCGCCGAGCGGAGCTTCCCGCGGCACGGGTATCCGGTGTTCGTTGGTGGAGCGGCGTCGGGTACCGTGTGCAGCGGCACCATGAGTCCATCGTTGGGCATCCCGATCGGCACCTGCTACGTCCCGACCGCCTCGGCCAAGCCGGGCACTGCGCTCGAGATCGAGATCCGCGGGCAGCGCGTAGCGGCGGAGGTGGTCCGGACGCCGTTCTACACGCACGGCACTCATCACTAGCCGGCCGGACGCGTGGCGCAGCGGTGCGGCGCCACGTTCGCCGTTCGCTCGTTCGCCTAACGTAGGAGTGCCCTCGCATGCGGATCGCGATCCTCACGGTGTCGGACGCCGGATCGAAAGGCGAGCGCGCGGACCTGTCCGGCGACGCCATCGCCCGTTGGGCGAACGATCGCGGCGCCGCGGTCGCCGCGCGCGCAATCGTGCCGGACGACACGTCGCGCATCGTGTCGATCCTGGCGGACTGGTGCGATGGCGACGGAGCTGACCTGGTGGTGACGACGGGTGGGACGGGCCTCGCGCCGCGCGACGTCACTCCGGAGGCGACGCGCGCCGTCGTCGAGCGTGAGGCGCCGGGGATCGCGGAGCGGATCAGAGTCTTGTCGCTCGAGCGATTCCCGCGGGCGGCGCTGTCGCGAGGCATCGCGGGGACGCGCGCGCGGACGTTGATCGTGAATTTGCCCGGGTCGCCAGGTGGCGTGCGCGACGGCCTTGCGGCGCTCGACGCGATCATCGATCACGCGATAGACATTCTGCGTGGAAACGTGACGGAGCATCGGGCCGCGGGCGGAGAGCCGGCTGCATGAAGGTTTTGCTCACGCTGGCCGACGTCGAGCCCGCGGTGCGGCTGAACGCGCTGCTCGAAGGCGCGGGCTATCAGACTACGCTGGTGTCGCCGATGGACGATGTGCCGAGCGCGATTCGTCGTGAGAAGCCCGACGTGATCGTCCTCACGGGCGCGCTCACCGACGTGGCCAACATCCAGTTGGTCAAACGACAGCAGTGGGATGGCGCGGCGGTGGTCGGACTGGCTGATCTCGATGATCCGACGGTGCACGATCGGCTGCGCGCGATCGGATACGTCGAGGTGTACGCGAAGCCCATCGATTTGGACGAGGTCTTTGCCGGTATCCGGCGCATCCTCGATCGAAGGCGGCTGTCGCTCGACACCGGCCTCATTGGCGAGAGTGAGGCGATCCGCGAGGTGATGGTCAAGATCGAGCAGATGGCTCCGGTGTCGAGCACCGTCTTGATCGAGGGCGAGAGTGGAACGGGGAAGGAACTGGTCGCGCGCGCGGTGCACCGGCTCAGTCCTCGTCGGGGGAAGCCGTTCATCGCGGTGAACATTGGCGCGCTGCCCGAAACGCTGATGGACAGCGAGCTGTTCGGGCACGAGAAGGGGTCGTTCACCGGCGCGGCGGAGCGAAGGTTAGGCCGGTTCGAGCTGGCGAACGGAGGTACGCTGTTCCTCGACGAGGTGGGCGAGGCTCCGTTGTCGACGCAGGTCAAGCTGCTGCGAGTGCTCGAGCAACGGGAAGTGACGCGCGTCGGGGGCACGCAGCCGTTTCGGGTTGATGTCCGGGTGTTGGCGGCGACGAACAGGCCGCTGCGCGACCACGTTGAGACGGGCGAGTTCCGGGCCGACCTCTACTACCGGCTGAACGTGCTGAACATCTACTTGCCGCCGCTTCGAGACCGGCAAGAAGACATCCCGTTGCTCGTGCGCCAGTTCGTCCAGGAATTCTCTGCCCAACACGAGCGGCCGTTCCACGGCATTTCGGCCGAGGCGATGCAGCGGTTAGTCGAGTATTCGTGGCCTGGGAACATCCGGCAGCTGCGGAATCTGGTCGAGAGCATGGTGGTGTTGTCGCCGGGGCACGAGATCACGGCGAAGGACATTCCGCGGGAGATCCGAGACGGTGCGGCGCGGTTTCTTCCCGTTCCCGTTGGGCGGTTGGGCAACGCGCCGGGGCGGGCAGAGGAGGCCGCGATGGGCGGCCGTGAGCTCGAATTCATCATCCGGAGTCTGGTCGAGTTGAAGCTGCAGGTGGAGGAGTTGAAGAGACGGATGGGTGACGAGCGGGTGGCATCTTCTGCGCTGTCGACCGGCGTTTCCCGCGACGTGCTGGTTGGAGAAGTCGTGCCGAGCACGCCGCCGGTGGCGGCGATCGAACCGAAGGATCAGCCGGCCGCGCCTAACGTGATCAGCATCCGGCCGGGCATGAGCATGGCGGAGATCGAGCGTGCGGCGATCGAGTCTGCGCTTCGGGAGACGCGGGGCAACCGAAGAAAAGCCGCAGACATGTTGGGCATCGGCGAGCGGACGCTGTACAGAAAGTTAAAGGAGTATAACCTGCCCGAGTATCCGTAGCGCAACTGTCGCTTGCATTTAGGCACTGTTGTAGGAATATTGTCTGACCACATTCCGAAAGTGAAACGCGCCGTAACCTCCCCGCCCGGTCGGAGTGACGGCGGTCGTGTTAGTCTCCGTTCGTACCCGCCGTACCTCGTTCTCCCGCGTTCGCCAAGTCAGGTTCCTCGTGTCTGTGCCGCTCAACGCGCCGACGCCGTCGTCGCAGCCCGTGTCGCCGATCGCCGGCAGCGTCTTGCCGCTGCGGCGAGCGGAAGAGCTGTTGGTTACGCTGCCCGGCGTGTTGGCGGCGCGGATCGTGGCGAGCGAGAGCGGCGCCGTGAGCGAAGTGCATTTGCTGACGAGCGCCGAGGTGAATCCGAAGCAGACGGTGCGCAACGTGGAGAGTGCGTTGTTAGCACACCTCGGCATGCGGGTGGATCACCGGAAGATTTCGGTGGCGACGACGGTGGAACCTCAGAAGACAGCGGAAGCGAAGGCGCTCTCTGAGAGCGCGGCGGCGGAGGCCGCGGCGGCGGCTCGTCGGCGGTTCTATTTCGAGGACGTGGAAGTGCGGCGATCGCGGAGTCGGGGCGTGACGTGTCGAGTGACGCTGCGCAAGGCGGAGCAGTCTTACATCGGGGAATCAGAGGGATCGGAATCCGAACGCTCGCGGGCCGAGTTGGCCGCGCGAGCTGCTGTCGTCGCGATCAGCCAGGCTGAGGGCGACGCGCATGCGTTGACGCTCGATGGTGCGCGGTTGATCGATGCGTTCGAGCGCGAGTTCGTTTTCGTCGGAATCACGGTGCGTGTCGGGCGCGAGAGCATGCTGCTCACGGGCAGTTGCGAGATCCGGGAAAGTCCGGAGACGGCGAGTGTGCTCGCGGTGCTCGACGCAACGAATCGGTGGATCGGACGGTAGCGGTGGTGGCGAGGGGCCGTGGGACCCGGCTGAGGCAGGGTCGCTGCGGCGTGCATCGTCGGTAGAAGGGACGGCTGTCCGGTGGTGCGTCATTCCTGCGGTACGACTCTCAACCGTTCTCACAACACGATCGATACTAACGACTAACAACCCCCGATCCTCGGCTGAGCGAAGCTGAGCGGGCAGGGCCACGTAGTTGAGCGGAGCCGACCTTCAGCACAACTGGCAGGTGCCAGGTGTGACTTCACGAAAGGGAGGTGACGCGAAATGTCGTTCTTGACCCAGCTCGTAACGTCGATGTACGCGGTCGTTGCGTCTGACACCGCACACTGGTGGTAAGACCCGGGGACGGGGGTTCCTCTTTTTCGCAAGCGGTGCGAATGAACCGGGTGCGACTGTACGTGTCGGGTGTGGCGTTGGGCGCCGTGGCTGCTGCCATCTGCGTCTATTGGGTCGCGCCGGTGGTCGATGCCGGTTCGATTCGGGCCGCGCTGTGGATGTCCGGGTTGTCGGTGTTCGCGCTGCTGTTGGTGTACCAGTTGCCGGCCGGCGCCGGCGGGTCGATCGGGTTCATCCCGTTCACGGCCACGGCGCTACTCTCACCCAATTGGATCGCGGTGGTCGCGGTCGCGGTGACGAACATCATCACCGAGATCATCAGCATTCGCGACGGAGTCAAGAAGGTTTTCAACGTGGTGCAGATGTCGCTGGCGACCTCGCTGGCGGTACTGTCGTACTTGTTGTTAGGCGGGAAGCCGTTGTTGCAGTACAGCGGGATGAGCGCGCCGCAGGCGCTGGCGACGGTCGGCGTGCCGTTCTCGGTGATGGTCATCGTGTTCGTGGCCGTGAACACCGTGGCGGTGAGTGGCGCGATCGCGACCAACGACAGCAAGAACCTGTTGAAGGTCTGGCGCCAGAATCACCTGGGCAGCCTGGCGTACGACGTGCTCGCGAGTCCGGTGGCGTTCCTGCTCGCGTGGTGCTACGCGCGCTTCGGCGCCTTCGGCGCGTTGGTACTCGCGCTGCCGCTGTTGGGCGTGCGACAGTTGTACAAGACGAACCGGCAGCTCGAGCGGGTCAACCAGGAGCTGCTCGAGTTGATGGTCAAGGCGATCGAAGCGCGCGATCCGTACACCTCCGGTCACTCGCGGCGCGTGTCGCACTATGCGAAGCTCATCGCTCGTGCGTTAGGCCTGTCGTCGCGCGAAATCGAACGGATCGCGACCGCGGCGCTGCTGCACGACGTCGGCAAGATCCACGAGATTTACGCGCCGATTCTGCGCAAGCCGGACAAGCTCACGGCGGACGAGTGGGCGGTGATGCAGACGCACCCGATCAAGAGCGCGGAGCTGGTGTCGACCGTGTCGCAGCTCCGCGATCTGGTGCTGCCGGTGCGGCACCACCACGAGAACTGGGACGGCAG harbors:
- the argF gene encoding ornithine carbamoyltransferase — translated: MHRDFLAIPDFSPQELRDLFQLADDMRRGRYVDHPLAGKSLAMIFMKSSTRTRVSFEVGTWQLGGHALFLSPRDIQLGRGEPIADTARVLSRYVDGIMIRTFAHAEVEELAKYADVPVINGLTDLLHPCQVLADLLTVRQHLSGWDGKRVAWIGDGNNMANSWINAAYRLGFELVLACPEGYDPDPVLLARAQTAADVHVVRDPTEAAAGADVVNTDVWASMGQEEEQASRARAFAGFTVNAALMAKAKPTAIFLHCLPAHRGEEVAAEVIDGPQSRVWDEAENRLHVQKAVMATLMGNGSAKA
- a CDS encoding GspH/FimT family protein; this encodes MRTTTRHRSAASAIAASRHSPRWAFTVIELMIVLAIIGIIAAFAYPKVNFTQFRVDAAARTVRVSLQHAERLAVTRQYDVVVSFDTANRRIRILEDNNNNATVDAGEHVIYAQLEDSVHFAVPPAGISGGAASSIDGSGIKTIGNMPTIIFHRDGAASSEADIYLTSKRASNDDFRCVRVIQSTGRTSWWRYLNGTWEQASL
- a CDS encoding prepilin-type N-terminal cleavage/methylation domain-containing protein → MTFSMRARQGLTLIETLIALAILTGAMLGMGTFVSRLSHSSGTGYEMSMAGDLAVAGLEQVKAYPVYGSLEAKFVATETGIAGYPGFTRQTFITHTSTTRADYKTVTVVVTASALSTPMKKTTVIAAF
- a CDS encoding prepilin-type N-terminal cleavage/methylation domain-containing protein, yielding MTTPLQRRPQRGVTLIEMLIALALFVAVFGLAVPFFKMQARSLGASAGRMDAQQNARFAQSTVDRDLRLAGTGVLSNQPMIVQADRFALTFNADIVAREANDLNAAYYDPDVDSMSTASMLTTQQITLPHSAVAYPQMNYLQSGVPGAAETISYWASLDSTVADSNQYVLFRRVNDGAPKVVASGIVWNSGDPPIFTYYKPDSTGNLIAIPTANLPLYHNAAAHGSASDTGKFAWVDSIRMVTIRVAGTYDDPQKGFVTRVVQTSTQLLNAGMLHSTVCGTTPIPPASFTAVYDTTTPAKVILTWNESLDQDAGEKDIERYLIYRRAVGDANWQNVVTSVAASSATYTYDDIDPPSGSWEYGVVAQDCSPSNSPIVSAGAVTVP
- the gcvT gene encoding glycine cleavage system aminomethyltransferase GcvT translates to MAQTAVQQTLKRTPFYDVHVSLGAKMVPFAGYEMPVQYPTGITAEHRAVREHCGLFDVSHMGEFEVSGADAIAFATKVTSNDVAALAVGQVQYSTILNDRGTIEDDCLVYRFADRLMLVVNASNKDKDLEHIRRSLGQLQCTVSDVSDQTALLALQGPNAEKLLQPQVSVELASMAYYHFAVGEVAGAPAVISRTGYTGEDGFELYFSPKHAAHVWSALAAHGVTPAGLGCRDTLRLEMGMALYGNDIDDTTTPLEAGLGWVVKLGKGDFVGRDALVAQKECGVPRRLVGFTTAERSFPRHGYPVFVGGAASGTVCSGTMSPSLGIPIGTCYVPTASAKPGTALEIEIRGQRVAAEVVRTPFYTHGTHH
- a CDS encoding MogA/MoaB family molybdenum cofactor biosynthesis protein, coding for MRIAILTVSDAGSKGERADLSGDAIARWANDRGAAVAARAIVPDDTSRIVSILADWCDGDGADLVVTTGGTGLAPRDVTPEATRAVVEREAPGIAERIRVLSLERFPRAALSRGIAGTRARTLIVNLPGSPGGVRDGLAALDAIIDHAIDILRGNVTEHRAAGGEPAA
- a CDS encoding sigma-54 dependent transcriptional regulator — translated: MKVLLTLADVEPAVRLNALLEGAGYQTTLVSPMDDVPSAIRREKPDVIVLTGALTDVANIQLVKRQQWDGAAVVGLADLDDPTVHDRLRAIGYVEVYAKPIDLDEVFAGIRRILDRRRLSLDTGLIGESEAIREVMVKIEQMAPVSSTVLIEGESGTGKELVARAVHRLSPRRGKPFIAVNIGALPETLMDSELFGHEKGSFTGAAERRLGRFELANGGTLFLDEVGEAPLSTQVKLLRVLEQREVTRVGGTQPFRVDVRVLAATNRPLRDHVETGEFRADLYYRLNVLNIYLPPLRDRQEDIPLLVRQFVQEFSAQHERPFHGISAEAMQRLVEYSWPGNIRQLRNLVESMVVLSPGHEITAKDIPREIRDGAARFLPVPVGRLGNAPGRAEEAAMGGRELEFIIRSLVELKLQVEELKRRMGDERVASSALSTGVSRDVLVGEVVPSTPPVAAIEPKDQPAAPNVISIRPGMSMAEIERAAIESALRETRGNRRKAADMLGIGERTLYRKLKEYNLPEYP
- a CDS encoding HD-GYP domain-containing protein, with the protein product MNRVRLYVSGVALGAVAAAICVYWVAPVVDAGSIRAALWMSGLSVFALLLVYQLPAGAGGSIGFIPFTATALLSPNWIAVVAVAVTNIITEIISIRDGVKKVFNVVQMSLATSLAVLSYLLLGGKPLLQYSGMSAPQALATVGVPFSVMVIVFVAVNTVAVSGAIATNDSKNLLKVWRQNHLGSLAYDVLASPVAFLLAWCYARFGAFGALVLALPLLGVRQLYKTNRQLERVNQELLELMVKAIEARDPYTSGHSRRVSHYAKLIARALGLSSREIERIATAALLHDVGKIHEIYAPILRKPDKLTADEWAVMQTHPIKSAELVSTVSQLRDLVLPVRHHHENWDGSGYPDGLAGEQIPLGSRVVLIADTIDAMTTDRPYRKALGEVQVRSELAKYRGRQFDPKICDELLASPMFGLLFASPAQRDAAPASRPKDISIAQLA